From the Ursus arctos isolate Adak ecotype North America unplaced genomic scaffold, UrsArc2.0 scaffold_36, whole genome shotgun sequence genome, one window contains:
- the TNFAIP8L3 gene encoding tumor necrosis factor alpha-induced protein 8-like protein 3, which yields MDSDSGEQSEGEPVTAAGPDVFSSKSLALQAQKKILSKIASKTVANMLIDDTSSEIFDELYKVTKEHTHNKKEAHKIMKDLIKVAIKIGILYRHNQFSQEEVVIVEKLRKKLNQTAMTIVSFYEVEYTFDRNVLSKLLHECKDLVHELVQRHLTPRTHGRINHVFNHFADVEFLATLYSLDGDCRPNLKRMCEGINKLLDEKVL from the coding sequence GTCCTGATGTTTTTAGTTCCAAGAGCCTTGCCCTTCAAGCCCAGAAGAAGATCCTGAGCAAAATAGCCAGCAAAACCGTGGCGAACATGTTGATTGATGACACCAGCAGCGAGATCTTCGATGAGCTCTACAAAGTCACCAAAGAGCACACCCACAACAAGAAGGAGGCCCACAAGATCATGAAAGACTTGATCAAGGTGGCAATCAAAATCGGAATCCTCTACCGGCACAACCAGTTCAGCCAGGAGGAGGTGGTTATCGTGGAGAAGCTCAGGAAGAAGCTGAACCAGACCGCCATGACCATCGTCAGCTTCTACGAGGTGGAATACACCTTTGACAGGAACGTGCTCTCCAAGCTCCTGCACGAGTGCAAGGACCTGGTGCATGAACTGGTGCAGCGACACCTGACGCCCCGGACCCACGGGCGCATCAACCACGTCTTCAACCACTTTGCCGACGTGGAGTTCCTCGCCACCCTTTACAGTCTGGATGGAGACTGTCGGCCCAACCTCAAGAGAATGTGCGAAGGAATCAACAAATTGCTAGATGAGAAAGTCCTCTGA